From Primulina huaijiensis isolate GDHJ02 chromosome 15, ASM1229523v2, whole genome shotgun sequence, one genomic window encodes:
- the LOC140958664 gene encoding CASP-like protein ARALYDRAFT_485429, producing MEELPGSLGTSASLALRLGQAIFAVASLLFMCLDVEFYSYTAFCFLVTIMGLTIPWSLTLAVVDIYFAFFKRTPNQVGILIIVLMGDWVLSFLSLGASCSTASVTNLFLSAGGFCSLKLCTRYQPSAAMAFLSWFLLFASSLFNLWLLPSL from the exons ATGGAAGAATTGCCGGGTTCTCTGGGGACAAGCGCGAGCTTGGCCTTGAGATTGGGACAAGCCATTTTTGCTGTCGCTTCATTGCTTTTCATGTGTTTAGATGTTGAGTTCTACAGTTACACTGCTTTCTG CTTCTTGGTTACTATCATGGGCTTAACGATTCCATGGAGCTTGACTTTGGCTGTCGTAGATATATACTTTGCTTTCTTCAAACGCACACCTAATCAAGTTGGCATACTCATCATTGTTCTCATGGGAGATTGG GTTCTATCGTTTCTATCGCTGGGTGCGTCTTGTTCAACAGCCAGTGTGACCAATCTTTTTCTTTCTGCTGGTGGCTTTTGCAGCCTAAAGTTATGCACACGATATCAACCGTCTGCTGCAATGGCATTCTTGTCATGGTTTCTGCTATTTGCCTCATCTCTCTTCAATCTTTGGCTTCTTCCTTCTCTATAG
- the LOC140958572 gene encoding pentatricopeptide repeat-containing protein At2g29760, chloroplastic-like — translation MLKFHKRLTVVSRHNLHPPPFLYTTATSYAPSSSSHHLLHSVVEKCSSMSQLKAIHGQIILRGLTHEIITLSKLISFCAVDPFGDLQYAHYLFGKIPQRNRYMYNILIRASLNDQQSEKALSLYGQMVNSGIFPNEFTFPFILKACAVQKAYLEGVLVHALALKLGFSEAYVFVQNGLINLYVCCGKIECARKVFDGIEFRNLVSWNSVIGGYAKMGSWNEAFCLFHEMRDAGFEPNGHTLVSFLSLCSRIYDVNLGRFVHWYIEINRVDIDVYVQNALLDMYAKCGQLLKAGAVFTRMVDKNVVSWTSMVSAYAKHGFVELAENVFDQMPLKNVVSWNSMISCYLQNGQCKKSLELFCQMCNTGVLPDETTIVSVLSACGQLGDLVTGKKLHAYCHDNEVKSTVTLCNSLVDMYAKCGSTELAFDVFLNMPEKNIVSWNIMISSLALHGFGYKAIKLFQEMETSGIQPDAITFTGLLSACCHCGLIDIGRYFFNKMSHVYRIHHDIEHYACMIDILGRGGCLEEALSLVGKMEIRPDIVIWGALLGACRIHKNVLFAKLVLKQILELEPYTGGLYVLMSNIFCEARQWDDTKKMWKLMKDYGVQKHEAVSSIEISGRISEFMVDGKKHEASDLVYNALNQLMDHLKSKHYEFNVALFAHYC, via the coding sequence ATGCTCAAATTTCACAAGCGTTTGACCGTTGTCTCGCGCCATAATCTCCACCCTCCCCCTTTTCTATACACCACCGCCACTTCCTACGCtccctcttcttcttctcaccATTTGCTGCATTCTGTCGTTGAAAAATGCTCTTCCATGAGCCAACTGAAAGCTATTCACGGCCAAATAATCCTCCGAGGTCTGACACACGAAATCATCACGCTCAGCAAACTCATTTCCTTCTGCGCCGTGGATCCATTCGGTGATCTTCAATATGCGCACTACCTGTTCGGAAAAATTCCCCAACGGAATCGATACATGTACAACATCTTAATAAGGGCCTCTTTGAATGACCAACAGTCGGAAAAGGCTCTCTCTCTTTACGGACAAATGGTCAATTCTGGGATTTTTCCGAACGAGTTTACGTTTCCTTTTATACTGAAAGCATGTGCTGTTCAGAAGGCATACCTGGAAGGGGTTTTGGTTCATGCGCTTGCTTTGAAATTGGGGTTTTCTGAAGCTTATGTATTTGTGCAAAATGGCTTAATCAATTTGTACGTTTGTTGTGGGAAGATTGAGTGTGCCAGGAAAGTCTTTGACGGCATTGAGTTCAGAAATTTAGTGTCATGGAACTCCGTTATTGGTGGATATGCGAAAATGGGTAGTTGGAATGAAGCATTTTGTCTTTTCCATGAGATGAGGGATGCAGGCTTCGAGCCTAATGGGCATACCCTTGTTAGTTTCCTCTCACTTTGCTCGAGAATTTACGATGTGAATCTGGGGAGGTTTGTTCattggtatattgagattaATAGGGTCGATATTGATGTTTATGTGCAAAACGCGCTTTTGGATATGTATGCCAAGTGTGGGCAGTTGCTGAAGGCTGGAGCGGTTTTTACGCGAATGGTTGATAAAAACGTGGTTTCTTGGACTTCCATGGTTAGTGCATATGCTAAACATGGATTTGTTGAATTAGCTGAGAATGTTTTTGACCAAATGCCTCTAAAAAACGTGGTTTCTTGGAATTCAATGATTTCATGTTATCTCCAAAATGGTCAATGCAAGAAATCATTAGAACTCTTTTGCCAAATGTGTAATACTGGTGTACTTCCTGATGAGACAACCATAGTTAGTGTCCTTTCGGCCTGCGGTCAACTAGGTGATTTGGTTACAGGAAAGAAACTGCATGCCTATTGCCATGATAATGAGGTAAAATCTACTGTCACTTTGTGTAATTCCCTTGTAGACATGTATGCCAAATGTGGTTCAACAGAGTTAGCTTTTGATGTCTTTCTGAACATGCCGGAGAAAAATATCGTCTCATGGAATATAATGATTAGTTCCCTTGCATTACATGGCTTTGGATATAAAGCGATCAAACTTTTTCAAGAGATGGAAACTTCTGGGATACAGCCTGATGCAATAACTTTCACTGGCTTGCTTTCTGCTTGTTGTCATTGTGGCTTAATCGATATTGGTAGATATTTCTTTAACAAAATGAGTCATGTATACAGAATACATCATGATATTGAACATTATGCGTGTATGATCGATATTCTTGGTCGTGGAGGATGCCTTGAAGAGGCCCTCTCGCTGGTTGGGAAAATGGAAATAAGGCCGGATATAGTTATTTGGGGTGCTCTGCTTGGTGCTTGCAGAATTCATAAAAATGTTCTATTTGCAAAACTAGTATTAAAGCAGATTTTGGAGCTGGAACCTTACACCGGGGGGTTGTACGTGCTCATGTCAAACATTTTTTGCGAAGCTCGACAATGGGATGACACAAAGAAGATGTGGAAACTAATGAAGGATTATGGTGTGCAAAAGCATGAAGCAGTAAGCTCGATTGAAATAAGCGGCCGGATTTCTGAATTCATGGTCGACGGCAAGAAACATGAAGCGTCTGATCTTGTATACAATGCGCTCAATCAACTGATGGATCACTTAAAATCCAAACACTACGAATTTAATGTTGCGTTATTTGCACATTATTGCTAA